The genomic segment GACGTTTACGTGACAGCGTACCAGTGCTCTGGGTACTGGCATCTGGCAATACCGAGAAAGACATTGCTGAAGCCCAGACAATGATTGCGGCCAAACGCCACAATATTTTCAAACTGAAAATTGGTTCACGTCCAGTGGAACAGGATGTTGAACACGTGCTTGCCATTAAACAGGCATTGGGCAAAGACATTTCGATCCGTGTGGATGTGAACCGTGCCTGGTCAGAGCTGGACGCGATTAAAGGCATTCAGTTACTCCAGGACGGCGGCATTGACCTGATTGAACAGCCATGTGCCATTGACAATCTGGATGCAATGCGACGTCTGACCCAGCGTTTTGATATCGCCATCATGGCGGATGAATCCTTGATGGGTCCGCAGTCTGCCTATCAGATCGCACGTCAGCATGGCTCATCAGTTTTTGCAGTCAAAGTGGCGCAATCTGGTGGCCTGATTGAAGGTTGTGAAGTTGCAAAAGTGGCACAGCTGGCAGGTATCGATCTGTATGGCGGCACCATGCTTGAAGGTCCGGTGGGCACGATCGCCTCTGCCCATGCCTTCTCGACTTTTGAAAGTCTCGCTTATGGCACCGAACTGTTTGGTCCACTGCTGTTAACTGATGAAATTTTAAGAACCCCACTCCAGTATCAAAACTTTGAACTTGAGATTCCGAAAGGACCAGGTCTGGGTATTGAGTTGGATGAAAACAAAATTGACAACTTGCGTCGTCAATAATTCCAGGAGAACCCCATGCTTTTCCAAGTACGAATGGACGTCAATATTCCAAAAGATATGCCGGTTGAACAGACCAATGAAATTAAGGCAGTTGAAAAAGCCTATTCACAGGATCTGCAACGTCAAGGTAAGTGGCGTCATATCTGGCGCATCACCGGACAGTATTCAAACATCAGTATTTTTGATGTTGAAAGCAATGAAGAGTTGCACAACCTGCTACAAGGCTTGCCGCTCTACCCGTATATGAACATCAAAGTTATGGCATTGAACCGCCATCCATCATCGATTCGGGATGATGACAAGTAATGAATAAATTCGGGAATGGAAATGAAAGAGTTTTCTTCCCCCCTTACACCTGAGGGTAATCCAAAAGGACTTGTGGCCAGCAAGATTTAGCCAGCCAAACGAATGCTAAAACATGCGCCACTAAAATATGAAAGACATACTTTAGGAGCAATAGTATGAACCGCCAAGAAATTGATGCACTGGTTAAAAAAATGAATGTCGATACAGCGACAGGACCAGTTGATGAGCGTGTACAACAAGTTGTTGTACGTTTATTAGGTGATCTTTTCCAGGCTATTGAAGATCTTGATATTTCTCAGACTGAACTCTGGAAAGGTCTGGAATACTTTACTGATGCAGGTCAAGCCAATGAATTAGGCTTACTGGCTGCAGGTCTGGGTCTGGAACATTACTTAGACTTACGCGCGGATGAAGCAGATGCCAAAGCAGGCATTACTGGCGGTACACCACGTACCATCGAAGGCCCGCTGTATGTTGCAGGTGCTCCTGAGTCAGTTGGTTTTGCGCGTATGGATGACGGTTCTGAAGAGGGCAAAATTCCAACCCTGATTATTGAAGGCACAGTGACCGATACTGACGGCAACATCATTGAAGGTGCAAAGGTTGAAGTC from the Acinetobacter sp. YWS30-1 genome contains:
- a CDS encoding muconate/chloromuconate family cycloisomerase; its protein translation is MYKSVETLLVQIPTIRPHKMAVATMQTQTLVLVKITTEDGYVGWGEATTIGGLGYGEESPESVKVNIETYFAPLLKTLSGLNVAQTLQAIKKNINGNRFAKCAIQTALLDIQAQRLNLPLSEILGGRLRDSVPVLWVLASGNTEKDIAEAQTMIAAKRHNIFKLKIGSRPVEQDVEHVLAIKQALGKDISIRVDVNRAWSELDAIKGIQLLQDGGIDLIEQPCAIDNLDAMRRLTQRFDIAIMADESLMGPQSAYQIARQHGSSVFAVKVAQSGGLIEGCEVAKVAQLAGIDLYGGTMLEGPVGTIASAHAFSTFESLAYGTELFGPLLLTDEILRTPLQYQNFELEIPKGPGLGIELDENKIDNLRRQ
- the catC gene encoding muconolactone Delta-isomerase; the protein is MLFQVRMDVNIPKDMPVEQTNEIKAVEKAYSQDLQRQGKWRHIWRITGQYSNISIFDVESNEELHNLLQGLPLYPYMNIKVMALNRHPSSIRDDDK